One genomic window of Amphiura filiformis chromosome 3, Afil_fr2py, whole genome shotgun sequence includes the following:
- the LOC140147028 gene encoding uncharacterized protein yields the protein METLATVLTCPLKDCWATPIDLKDAYLHVPIHPNDQKWLKFRVKDQTYMFRCLRFGLSTAPRVFTQIVKTVAAYLRLKGLNLCVYLDDWLIYSRSLVEALHHIKMVQETVTSLGSVINVKKSNFVPTQIPSFWGPSALIGGPGQALSGENYEHNTMRQDSQCRKSRSSRGLAKSVRTRGQSSRPGAELSYAYETNSAAPTGAFYRPSCHSVYRMVPMSELIRDKLKWWSTTANLNIGVRFPAPLPQLTMTTDGVEDGLGGSYSGSDGFGPVVPNGSQVSHQLVRTLGGRKNDPGVRRSVDGLQVHSAVGQFDGGSIHQQTRRYKYAPVVHAHSSLVEEVSPSRNVTQGYPHSRVTNILADDLSRGRGAGPTEWALSPQVVQTIFRVMFYPTVDLFASASNHQLPVYCSRMRDPRALAVDALHLNWRGMTAYAFPPISLLQRVIQKIASEDCNIILIAPFWPRHLWFRPW from the coding sequence ATGGAGACTCTGGCAACTGTTCTGACATGTCCACTCAAAGATTGTTGGGCAACGCCAATAGATTTGAAAGATGCGTATCTTCATGTACCCATCCACCCGAACGACCAGAAATGGCTCAAGTTCAGGGTGAAAGACCAGACATACATGTTTCGATGTCTTCGATTCGGTCTTTCCACAGCCCCACGGGTCTTTACTCAGATAGTAAAGACAGTGGCGGCTTATCTCAGACTAAAGGGCCTCAATCTGTGCGTTTACCTCGACGACTGGCTGATATACAGTCGGTCGCTGGTAGAGGCTCTGCACCATATAAAAATGGTTCAAGAGACCGTGACGAGTTTGGGTTCTGTCATAAATGTGAAGAAATCAAACTTCGTCCCGACACAGATCCCCAGTTTCTGGGGCCCGTCTGCACTTATCGGAGGGCCTGGCCAGGCCCTCTCCGGAGAGAATTATGAACATAATACAATGCGGCAAGATTCTCAGTGCAGAAAGTCACGCTCCAGCCGCGGCTTGGCTAAGAGTGTTAGGACTCGAGGCCAGTCTAGTAGACCTGGTGCCGAATTGTCGTATGCATATGAGACCAATTCAGCTGCACCTACTGGCGCTTTTTACAGACCCAGTTGCCACTCAGTTTACAGGATGGTTCCAATGTCGGAACTGATCCGCGACAAACTCAAGTGGTGGTCCACGACGGCCAACCTGAACATAGGGGTCAGATTTCCTGCCCCCCTCCCTCAGCTTACCATGACGACGGACGGCGTCGAAGATGGGCTGGGGGGGTCATATTCAGGATCAGACGGCTTCGGGCCTGTGGTCCCCAACGGAAGCCAAGTCTCACATCAACTTGTTAGAACTCTGGGCGGTAGAAAGAACGATCCAGGCGTGCGAAGATCAGTTGATGGGTTGCAAGTTCATAGTGCAGTCGGACAATTCGACGGTGGTAGCATACATCAACAAACAAGGAGGTACAAATACGCCCCTGTTGTGCATGCACACTCTTCGCTTGTTGAAGAAGTGTCACCATCGAGGAATGTCACTCAAGGCTATCCACATAGCCGGGTCACAAACATTCTAGCGGACGACCTCTCTCGAGGTCGAGGTGCGGGCCCGACAGAATGGGCACTGTCTCCTCAGGTGGTCCAAACCATCTTCCGAGTAATGTTTTATCCGACAGTGGATCTGTTTGCATCAGCAAGCAACCACCAACTACCAGTATATTGCTCCAGGATGCGAGATCCAAGAGCACTGGCGGTAGACGCACTACACTTGAACTGGAGAGGAATGACGGCCTATGCATTTCCTCCAATTTCGCTGCTACAGAGAGTAATACAGAAAATAGCCAGCGAAGATTGCAACATAATACTCATAGCACCCTTTTGGCCAAGGCATCTATGGTTTCGCCCATGGTGA